A single Nostoc sp. PCC 7107 DNA region contains:
- a CDS encoding peroxiredoxin-like family protein — MITQSETTTSPKLIMGNQAPVLEVKTLDGNIWKLSDQNPENYTMIVFYRGLHCPICEQYITDLEQKLDAFKQLGVGAIALSGDSLEKAQQFQAKANIQHLTIGYSLTPDEMRRWGLYLTKGHFESEPALFSEPAVFLIKPDGRLYFANIGTHPFSRVDFGFLLQGLEYIIPRNYPFRGTEWE; from the coding sequence ATGATTACTCAATCCGAGACAACGACCTCACCTAAACTAATCATGGGCAATCAGGCTCCTGTTTTGGAAGTCAAAACCTTAGATGGAAACATTTGGAAATTATCTGACCAAAATCCTGAAAACTACACCATGATTGTGTTTTATCGAGGGTTACACTGCCCTATTTGCGAACAATATATTACTGATTTAGAGCAAAAACTGGATGCTTTCAAACAATTGGGTGTAGGAGCGATCGCCCTCAGCGGCGATTCCTTAGAAAAAGCGCAACAATTTCAAGCCAAAGCCAATATCCAACATCTCACAATTGGGTACAGCTTGACTCCCGATGAAATGCGCCGTTGGGGACTATATCTCACCAAAGGACATTTTGAAAGTGAACCCGCTTTATTTAGCGAACCGGCTGTGTTTCTCATCAAGCCCGATGGTCGCTTATACTTTGCAAACATCGGTACTCATCCCTTCTCTCGTGTAGATTTTGGTTTCCTACTACAAGGACTAGAGTACATCATTCCCAGAAACTACCCTTTCCGTGGAACCGAGTGGGAGTAA
- a CDS encoding ATP-binding protein has translation MPSLKLSVTGVEIVKQARKEKAWTIDDPRWLEAVSQILKPECSWENAEVFVAGVSLPTWKRFLRGDGIDASVFKAFCQVLGLNWQELIDRPFKSPSSSTTQIPDIPLFFGRDYELATLIKSVEDGTRLLVITGIGGIGKTAIATKLAAALQPQFKQTLWFSVHLTSLSTHTPKALESQTLMVFDGWDEILRAGQYPLGAEFLRTVVQTTHNSCVILTSREQPEGLNILSAAGAVIFPLGGLMEGAIELLQHHRLTFNAQQWVALVNQYGGNPLFLNMAANFIHELFAGDVGEFLACGTIVAGEFEPLVSEWLKYISPVEKILIKFLTTSIQGFTREEILLNLASDATNGDILKALLSLKRRGLVETIKDGEKERFFLQLVIFKCVRRLFNE, from the coding sequence ATGCCTAGTCTCAAACTTTCAGTGACTGGAGTCGAAATTGTTAAACAAGCGCGTAAAGAAAAAGCTTGGACGATTGACGACCCACGTTGGTTAGAAGCAGTAAGTCAAATTCTCAAACCTGAATGTAGTTGGGAAAATGCAGAAGTATTTGTAGCAGGGGTATCTTTACCAACATGGAAGCGTTTTCTTAGGGGCGATGGAATTGATGCTTCAGTGTTTAAGGCATTCTGTCAAGTTTTGGGTTTAAATTGGCAAGAATTAATCGATCGCCCTTTCAAATCACCTTCATCTAGCACCACTCAAATACCTGACATTCCCTTGTTTTTTGGACGAGATTACGAATTGGCGACATTAATCAAGTCCGTTGAGGACGGAACACGTCTGTTGGTGATTACTGGAATTGGTGGTATTGGTAAAACCGCTATAGCCACAAAACTAGCAGCAGCTTTGCAGCCACAGTTTAAGCAAACTCTCTGGTTTTCGGTTCATCTCACATCACTATCAACCCATACACCTAAAGCGTTAGAATCCCAAACATTGATGGTTTTTGATGGTTGGGATGAGATTCTCCGTGCTGGACAGTATCCTTTAGGAGCCGAATTTCTCCGCACGGTAGTGCAAACTACTCATAATAGTTGTGTAATTTTGACTAGTCGAGAGCAACCCGAAGGATTAAATATTTTAAGTGCAGCTGGTGCAGTTATTTTCCCTCTCGGCGGACTCATGGAAGGTGCAATTGAGCTTTTGCAACATCATAGACTTACTTTTAATGCTCAACAGTGGGTTGCACTAGTAAATCAATATGGTGGTAATCCTTTATTTTTGAATATGGCGGCTAATTTCATTCACGAATTATTTGCCGGGGATGTAGGAGAATTTTTAGCCTGTGGAACCATAGTCGCTGGAGAATTTGAGCCACTCGTGAGCGAATGGTTAAAGTATATTTCTCCTGTTGAAAAAATCCTGATTAAGTTTTTGACTACAAGCATCCAAGGATTCACCCGTGAAGAAATACTATTAAACCTAGCCAGTGATGCGACCAATGGAGATATTTTAAAGGCACTCTTATCATTAAAACGCAGAGGATTGGTAGAAACTATCAAAGATGGGGAGAAGGAGCGATTTTTTTTACAACTCGTGATTTTCAAATGCGTGCGACGTTTGTTTAATGAGTGA
- a CDS encoding DUF2207 domain-containing protein, protein MWTKHIQRLCLFCLGLFLILGLSINHATAQSPPFYWEFMNVNIAVQTNGDMLITEMQKYTFTGDYKNQRYRYIPIDKLDKITEVSVSENGKLLPTATGVENNQLWIRWEHQLNPPESHTFVLKYRVIGGLHVNDNNAKVYWKAIFADRQASINQAKVTVELPEQFAASIKDFQSYGVSADIRQVNTKIIEFVAKEAIKPKNELEVQVTFDRTGTNVTTPQWQNSQFQPNSSGFWWLFWLFFLVIFLFSSSNNRSKGGGGGGGDGGGCGGGGCGGGGCGGGGCGGGGCGGGGGG, encoded by the coding sequence ATGTGGACTAAACACATCCAAAGATTGTGTCTATTTTGTCTTGGTCTATTTCTGATTCTAGGACTTTCGATTAATCATGCCACAGCACAATCACCGCCATTCTATTGGGAATTTATGAATGTTAATATTGCCGTCCAAACTAACGGCGATATGTTAATTACTGAAATGCAAAAATATACATTTACGGGAGATTATAAAAATCAACGTTACCGCTATATTCCTATTGATAAATTAGACAAAATTACCGAAGTTTCCGTATCAGAAAATGGTAAATTATTACCTACCGCAACAGGAGTTGAAAACAATCAACTTTGGATTCGTTGGGAACATCAACTCAACCCGCCTGAAAGTCATACTTTTGTTTTGAAATACCGTGTTATTGGCGGATTACACGTAAATGACAATAATGCAAAAGTATACTGGAAAGCTATCTTTGCTGATCGTCAAGCCTCTATCAACCAAGCAAAAGTAACCGTAGAGCTTCCTGAACAATTCGCTGCTAGTATCAAAGATTTTCAGAGCTATGGAGTATCCGCAGATATCCGTCAAGTGAATACAAAAATCATTGAGTTTGTTGCTAAAGAAGCAATTAAACCAAAAAATGAGTTGGAAGTTCAGGTGACATTTGATCGCACAGGTACTAATGTAACGACTCCTCAATGGCAAAATTCACAGTTTCAGCCTAATTCTAGTGGATTTTGGTGGCTTTTCTGGTTATTTTTCCTTGTTATCTTCTTGTTCAGTAGCTCTAATAATCGTTCTAAAGGTGGCGGTGGTGGCGGTGGTGACGGTGGTGGCTGTGGAGGTGGTGGCTGTGGAGGTGGTGGCTGTGGAGGTGGTGGCTGTGGAGGTGGTGGCTGTGGCGGTGGTGGCGGTGGTTGA
- a CDS encoding S8 family serine peptidase, whose protein sequence is MTTIPSDPLFPNQWYLYNQGQSGGTPGIDLNVVNVWEDYTGRGVVVGVIDDGFDYTHYDLDNNYDTTRDYDTIEQNFDPFGNAIDSHGTSVAGIIASEANGVGTVGVAFNATISGIRAIGFGGDVVGALWRAESFDVVNNSWGVSGFFADNFYTIPQAGQAIANAVTNGRNGLGTAIVFAAGNSRQEGDNTNYHNFQNSRQVITVAALDHNGFASPYSTPGASILVSAFGSGYDGSIVTTDRQGSDGYSFEDYNYSFNGTSAAAPQVSGVVALLLEANRNLGYRDIQEILAYSARQNDFYNQGGNYIWQINGANNFNGGGLHVSHDYGFGLVDAHAAVRLAETWQKQSVFSNEQSLSYSSGNLGLVIPDSNTGGISSTFTVAAGLDVDWVEVELNLTHSYRGDLVVDLISPSGTISRLINQPGDGWDSGDNIVFKLSSSQHWGESSAGNWTLRIQDLFLSDTGILNSWNLRLYGDTDTANDTYFYTNEYGFYGTTTPSDNTGTDTINAAAITSNSYLDLNAGSTSILNGTTLIINTGTIIENAFGGDGNDTIIGNSAANVLSGGRGDDSLDGGAGNDTLRGGRDNDTYIVNTSGDVVIENANEGIDTIRTSISYTLGANLENLILTGTAAINGTGNTLNNSITGNSGNNTLNGGVGNDTLNGGAGNDTYTVDSIGDVVIENANEGTDTIRTSISYTLGSNLENLILTGTAAINGTGNTLNNSITGNSGNNTLNGGAGNDTLTAGAGNDTLTGGLGRDSFNFNSRTEGIDRITDFSVIDDTIFVSASGFGGGLVTGAAIAANRFVIGAAATTSSQRFIYNNVTGGLFFDADGTGAIARIQFATLSAGLSLTNADIFVNT, encoded by the coding sequence ATGACTACTATTCCTTCCGATCCCTTATTTCCAAATCAATGGTATTTATATAACCAAGGTCAATCTGGTGGTACTCCTGGTATTGATCTCAATGTGGTTAATGTTTGGGAGGACTATACAGGGCGTGGTGTTGTTGTTGGTGTGATTGATGATGGATTTGATTACACACACTACGATTTAGATAATAATTACGATACGACTAGAGATTATGACACTATTGAGCAAAACTTCGATCCTTTCGGAAATGCAATTGATAGTCACGGCACATCAGTAGCAGGTATCATTGCATCCGAAGCAAATGGAGTTGGCACTGTGGGTGTGGCTTTTAATGCAACAATTAGTGGTATCAGGGCTATTGGTTTTGGGGGTGATGTAGTTGGCGCTTTGTGGCGTGCTGAAAGCTTTGATGTTGTCAATAATAGTTGGGGTGTTAGCGGTTTTTTTGCCGATAATTTTTATACTATTCCACAAGCAGGACAAGCAATCGCCAATGCTGTTACAAATGGACGTAATGGATTAGGAACGGCGATCGTATTTGCCGCCGGAAATAGCCGTCAAGAAGGAGATAATACTAACTATCACAACTTTCAAAACTCCCGTCAGGTAATTACTGTAGCTGCACTTGATCATAATGGCTTTGCCAGTCCCTATAGTACTCCTGGTGCATCTATTCTAGTTTCGGCTTTTGGTAGTGGGTATGATGGCAGTATTGTCACAACAGATCGTCAAGGATCAGATGGCTATAGTTTTGAAGACTACAATTATAGTTTTAACGGCACTTCCGCAGCCGCACCGCAAGTTTCTGGGGTAGTGGCTCTTTTACTAGAAGCCAATCGCAATTTAGGTTATCGAGACATCCAAGAAATTCTCGCCTATTCTGCTCGTCAAAACGATTTTTATAACCAAGGTGGAAATTATATTTGGCAAATTAACGGCGCTAACAACTTCAATGGTGGTGGTTTACACGTCAGCCACGACTATGGATTTGGTTTAGTAGATGCTCATGCTGCTGTGCGTTTGGCAGAAACTTGGCAAAAGCAGAGTGTGTTTAGCAACGAGCAGTCTCTTTCTTACAGCTCTGGTAATTTAGGCTTGGTTATCCCAGATAGCAATACAGGCGGAATTAGTAGCACCTTTACTGTTGCTGCTGGTTTAGATGTTGATTGGGTGGAAGTAGAACTTAATCTGACTCATTCTTATCGAGGTGATTTGGTTGTTGATTTGATTTCTCCTAGTGGAACCATCAGCCGTTTGATCAATCAACCAGGCGATGGCTGGGACTCTGGAGACAATATTGTGTTTAAACTCTCTAGCTCACAACATTGGGGAGAAAGCAGTGCAGGTAACTGGACACTGAGAATTCAGGATTTATTCCTCTCAGATACTGGTATTCTTAATAGTTGGAATTTACGTTTATACGGAGATACAGATACTGCCAATGATACTTATTTCTACACCAATGAGTATGGCTTTTATGGCACTACTACACCGAGTGATAATACTGGTACAGATACAATTAATGCTGCGGCGATTACTTCCAACTCCTACCTAGACCTGAATGCAGGTTCTACAAGTATTCTCAATGGAACTACGTTAATTATCAATACAGGAACTATCATCGAAAATGCCTTTGGGGGCGATGGTAATGACACAATTATTGGTAATAGTGCTGCTAACGTTTTATCTGGTGGTAGAGGTGATGATAGTCTTGACGGTGGCGCAGGTAATGATACCCTTCGAGGTGGCAGAGATAATGACACCTATATAGTTAATACCTCTGGAGATGTGGTTATAGAAAACGCGAATGAAGGTATAGATACGATTCGCACCTCCATCAGTTACACCTTGGGAGCCAATTTAGAAAACCTAATTTTGACAGGTACAGCCGCCATTAATGGCACTGGCAATACTCTCAACAACTCCATTACAGGCAACAGTGGGAATAACACGCTCAATGGTGGTGTAGGTAATGATACTCTCAATGGTGGTGCTGGCAATGATACATATACTGTTGATAGCATCGGAGATGTGGTTATAGAAAACGCGAATGAAGGTACAGATACGATTCGCACCTCCATCAGTTACACCTTGGGAAGCAATTTAGAAAACCTAATTTTGACAGGTACAGCCGCCATTAATGGCACTGGCAACACTCTCAACAACTCCATTACAGGCAACAGTGGGAATAACACACTCAATGGCGGTGCAGGTAATGATACTCTCACTGCTGGTGCAGGTAACGATACACTCACTGGTGGTTTGGGAAGAGATAGCTTTAATTTTAATTCCCGGACTGAAGGCATTGATAGAATTACTGATTTTAGTGTCATTGATGATACTATTTTCGTCTCTGCATCTGGTTTTGGAGGAGGCTTAGTAACTGGTGCAGCGATCGCGGCTAATCGATTTGTCATTGGTGCAGCAGCAACTACAAGTAGTCAGAGATTTATTTATAACAATGTAACAGGCGGCTTGTTCTTTGATGCCGATGGTACAGGCGCGATCGCCAGAATCCAATTTGCTACACTCAGTGCTGGATTGTCTTTAACCAATGCAGATATTTTCGTTAATACTTAA